The Elusimicrobiota bacterium DNA window CCTGAACACCGGCTCCTGGGCCAAGACCGGCATCGTGATGCTGGCGGTGCCCTTCTCGCTGGTCGGAGCGGTCTGGTTCCTGTGGCTGCTGGACTACAACGTCTCCATCGCGGTCTGGGTGGGGATGATCGCCCTCATGGGGCTCGACGCGGAGACCGGGGTGTTCATGCTCCTCTATCTCGACCTGGCCCACGCGGACGCCGTCCAGGCGGGCCGCATGAGGAACGAGGAGGACCTGACGGAGGCCGTGGTGCACGGGGCGGTCAAGCGGGTCCGGCCCAAGCTCATGACGGTCGCCTGCGCCTTCATGGGCCTGGTCCCCATCATGTGGTCGCTGGGGACCGGGGCCGACCTCATGAAGCGCATCGCCGCCCCGATGGTCGGCGGCCTCCTCACGAGCTTCCTGCTCGAACTGCTGGTCTACCCGCCGGTCTTCTATCTCTGGAAGCGCCGGGGGCTTCGGCCTCAGGGGTAGGGTTCGCCGCCCCACGTCTTCCGGCCGGCCGGACCGAGGACGACGTGGACGGCCCTGCAGCGGCGGGCGAAGGCGCGCAGGGACGCGGCCGGAGCGTCGCTGCGCAGATGCCAGGAGGCCGCTCCGAAGCGGCGTGCGCGGGCGTCCGCCCGTACGCTGTCCGGCTCGGCGCGGCCGCGCACGGGAGAGACGTGCACGACTCCCAGCGGGACTCCCAGGCGCGCGGCAAGGCGCGCCGCCGCGCGGAGGACCTCCTCCGGGGACGCTTCGTCTTCCGGGATACAGGCCAGCACGCCGCACTCGGCGAAAAGGGATGCCATGCCCTCATGGTAGCCCCAGCCGCCGTTGCGGCTCCATTGGCGGCCCGTTATCGGACCGTTATTAGTCCGGGTCTTCGAGGCGGTAGCCGACGGCGGGCTCGGTCTTGAGGTGGCGCGGCCGGACGGGCTCGCGCTCGATGCGGTGGCGCGTCTGATGGACGAGGATGCGCAGGGCCTCGGGGGTGCTCCCCCCCTCGGGCCAGAGCTCCTGGAGGAGCTTCTTCTGCCCGACGACGCGGCCGGCGTCGCGGACCAGGGCCGCGAGGAGCGCGTACTGGAGCGGCGAAAGGCGCACCTCCTTCTTCGCGACCCAGACGCGCCGGAGCGTCAGATCGATCTTGAGGTCGCCGTGCTCGTAGACCGGTTCGGGGTCGCGCGCGGCGCGCTCCGCATGCCGAAGGGCCACCCGGATGCGCGCGAGGAGCTCCTCGACGCCGAAGGGCTTGACGAGGTAGTCGTCGGCGCCGGCGTCGAGGCCGGCGATGCGCTCGGACTCGAGCCCCCGCGCGGAGACGACGAGCACCGGGGCGGAGGTCCATTCGCGCAGACGGGCGAGGACCTCCAGGCCGTCGAGATCCGGGAGGCCGAGGTCGAGGAGGATGACCTCCGGCTTGCGGGCGACGGCGAGCTCGAGGGCGGCTCGGCCTCCCGCAGCCTCCAGCACGGCGAAGCCGTTCTCCTCCAGCGACGCGCGCAGGAAGCGCCGGATCGCGGCCTCGTCGTCGACGATGAGGACCGTCTTCGCACCGCCGCTCACGCGCCCCTCGGCAGCGGCAGGGTCAAGCGGAAGGAGGCGCCTCCCCCGGGCCGGTTCTCCGCGCAGATCGCCCCCCCGTGCGCCTCGACGACCGCCTTGCAGATCGCGAGGCCGAGGCCGGCGCCGCCGGCGGCCGCGTTCGCCCGGTAGAACTTCTCGAAGACGCGGGCGAGGTCCTCGGGCGCCAGGCCGGGGCCGCGGTCCGCGACGGAGACCTCGAGGACCTCCATACGCTCCCGCGCCATGATCTCGAGCGCCGCCCCGGGCGCGTGGCGCAGGGCGTTCTCGATGAGGTTGACGAAGACGAGCTCCATGAGGACGGGGTCCACGGCGACGAGCGGAAGGTTCTCCGGCAGGTCGGTGTCGACGGGGCGCCCGGCGAGGGGCTTCTCGAGGCGCTCGAGCGCGGTCCCTATGACGTCCTCGATGGGGTACGGCTCCATACGGAGCCGGGCGGCCCCGGATTCCAGACGCGTGGTCTCGATGAGGTTATGGACGAGGCGCGCGAGCCGCTCGGCCTCGCTCCGGATGTTCTCCAGGAGCTCCGGGCGATCGCCTCCCCCGCCCTGGGGCGCCTGGAGCAGCGTGCTCGCCGAGCCGATGATGGCGGCCAGCGGCGTGCGCAGCTCGTGCGAGACCGCGCTCAGCAGGGAGCTGCGCAGGCGCTCGGTCTCGGCGACGACCTCCGAGCGCTTGGCGGCCTCCGCCTGGCTCCGGACGCGGACGGCGAGGTGGCTGATGAGCAGTGCCACCGCGAGCATGACGGCGAAGGTGACCAGATACCGCGGGTGCTCCGCCTGGAAGGTGAAGCGCGGCGGCACGAAGAAGAAGTTGAAGCAGAGCACGCCCAGGAAGGAGGAGAGGACCGCCGGTCCCCGGCGTCCGCGCAGGGCGACGGCCAGCGTGCCGACCAGATACACCATGACGAGGTCGGTGAGCGCCAGGACGGGGAACAGGGCGAAGCAGACGGCCGTGCAGGCGGCGCCCGCGCCGAGCGCCAGCGCGTACTCCTTCAGTAGACCGGACATCGCGTCCATCATAGCGCTTTCAGTAGACCCGCACGGGGAGGACGACGACCTGGATGCCGTTGAACTGGAGGCGACGCTGGATGGCCTCGGCCGTCTCGTTGTGCAGCATGGGCTGATACCAGTGCTGTTCCTTGAAGATGAGCTTGCCGGTGAAGACGATCATGCGGGGATACTCGCGCGAGAGCTCGATGAGCGCGTCTTCCAGGGTGTCGGTCATCTCCGTGCCGAGCCGGAAGCGGGAGTCGGCGTCGAGCCCGCGCTGGCGGCACCAGGCCACGTACTTCTCCAGGTGCGCGCGCTTCTCCGCCTCGAGCTGGACGACCGCGTCGCTGCCCTTGAAGTTGCCGGAATCCAGCACGCCCACGGAGACGAAGATGAAGTTCCTGAAGTAGCCCGGCATCAGACGCTGGATGGCCAGCACATGGTGCAGACCATAGCCGGAGAAATCGGAGACGGTCAGGACCGCGGTCGGCGCACCGGGGTCCAGCCGACGCGGCTCGACCGGCTCGTCGCTCAGCGGGGACGCGTCCAGGAGCTTCTCGAAGCTCCGGAGACTCTCCCCCACCTCCCGGTAGTGGGCGCGCACCCAGAAGCAGCCGGCGACCGTCACGCTCGTGATGGCGGCCGTCATCCAGCCGCCCTCCATGAATTTCTCATGGAGGGTGACGCCGAGGATGCTGACGCACATCACCAGGCCCGTGCCGTGGATGGCCAGCTGGCTGAGCCAGCGCGGCTCGGAGCCGCGATGCGTGACCCAATACCGCGACATGCCCAGCTCGGTCAGCGAGAAAGTCAGGAAGACGTTGATCGAGTACATGACGACGAGCGTCGTGATGTCCCCTTTCGCATAGAGGAGCGTGGCCGCGGCGGCGGCGCCCATGACGAGGACGCCGTTCTGCGTGACGAGACGGTCGGAGAGCCGCGAGAAGCTGTGCGGCACCCAGGAATCCACCGCCATGTTGGACAGGACGCGGGGACCGTCCAGGAAGCCCGTCTGCGCCGCCACGAGCAGGAGCGCCGCCTCGGAGAGCAGCGTCAGGATGATGAGGACGCGGCCGAGCGGCAGTCCGCCCGGACTCCAGCTCGCGTAGAGGTTCTCGAGCAGGACGGCGTTCATGGTCTTGCCTTCCGCCGGGACCGCCTGGGTGAGCAGGTACCCCAGCAGGATGCCGCCCGCCGTGAAGGCCAGGGAGGTGGACATCAGCAGCATCGTGCGCTTGCCGGTCTGCACGCGCGGCTCCCGGAGCATGACGACGCCGTTGGAGACCGCCTCGATGCCGGTGTACGTCCCTCCGCCCATGGAGTAGGCTCGCAGGAGGATGAAGGCCACGGGGAAGAAGCCCAGGCTCGCGACGGAAGCGTGCATATCCATGGAAGCCCCCGCGAAGATCTCGGGCAATCGCGTCAGATGGCTGCCCACGGCATAGAGGATCATGCCCAGGTGAGCGAGCACGAAAACGAGGAAGATCGGCACGAGGGTGGTCACCGACTCCTTGACGCCCCGCAGGTTGAGCAGGAGCAGGAACAGCATGGCCAGTCCCGCCGCCGCCAGCTTGGTCGCCGCCCAATGCGGCGGCAGGAACGAGAAAAGGGCGTCGCATGCCGAGGCGATCGAGACGGAGATGGTCAGGACGTAATCGACGAGCAGGGCGCAGCCCGAGACGACCCCGGCTCGCGGCCCCAGAAGCTTGGTCGCGACGAGATAGCCGCCGCCGCCTCCCGGGAAGTGTTCGATGAGGTTCGAATAGGCGATGGAGATGACGAAGATCGTCACCGCCGTCATGATGATGAGGAAGAGGGCCAGATGCGTATGGGCGCCGAGCGCGCGATAGGCCTCGTCGGGACCGTAGGCCGAGGACGACAGGCCGTCGGCCCCCAACCCCACCCACGCGAGGAACGCGACCAGGGAGATCTTATGGAAGACGTCCGGGTCCCGGATGTCCCGCGGCTTCCCAAGGACCAGCCCCTTCAGGCGCTCGATCATGCCATCAGGATACCCCCGGGGGGCGTTATGAAACCATTATCACCCCCCCCTCTCCCATCCCATGGGAGAGGCTAGGCCCCCTAAAGTCCTATGGGGGCCTAGGCCCTACGCCTCCGGAAACCTGCCCCTTGAGCCCAACCGGGAGGAGGACCTGGACCTTATACTCATGTGAGCGATGAGAAGACAGCCCCGGTGGACCTGCTCTCCCCGTCGAAGTTTTGCTATAATGTTCGTCTTGCTGTCCCTCGCGACGTCCCTCCCCGTCTGGGCCTTCCTTCTGCTCTCCGCGCCGCAAGCGGAAGCCCGGACTAACGCCGATACCGCCGCCCCCTCGGGCGACGGCTTCATCTTCCTCGCCCTGGCTTCCCCTGCGGGCCTCCCGCCGGCCGAGCCGGGCTACCTTCAGGTCCGCCATGCCCAGGCCCCCGCGCACCGGACCGTGCGGCCCCAGCCGCTGACCGCGCCGCAGCCCCGCCTGACGAAGGGCGAGCGGGTCCGCCGCGAGATGCCGCTCGTCGTGAAGGTCCCCCTCCCCTCGCCGGCCTATCTGCGCACCTTCCGCCATCTCCTCGAGAATCCGCGCTTCACCGACCGCTTCGACGAGCACGTGCTCGTCCAGGCGCGCCGCTTCGGCCTCGACGCGCGCCTCCTCAAGTCCATCATCGCCGCCGAGTCCGAGTTCGACCCCCGCGCCCGCTCCCCGAAAGGCGCCGAGGGCCTCATGCAGATGATGCCGGCCACGGCTCAGGAGATGGGCCTCCCGAAGAACAACCTCTCCGATCCCGAGCCCAACATCGTCGCCGGCTCCGCCTACATCCATCTGCTCTACCGCTCGGCCTGGAAGAAGTTCGGCCTCCAGGGAGTGCGCTACGTCGACGCCCCGCCGTGGGTCATGCAGCGCATCATCGCGGCCTACCATGCCGGTCCGCGCGCCCTCAACGGGACCTCCTGGAAGCCCTCGACGCGCTCCTACGTCCGCAACGTGATGCTGTTCTACAACTCGGAAGTCACGACCTTCCGCCGCTCGGACGCCCAGGCGAACGCTTTCCCTTCCCTCTCCCCCGACCCCTCCGCCGCTTCCCTTCAGTAGCCGTTCACCCTCCCTCGAGAGGGAGGGTGCACCTCATACAAAGGGGAAGGGCCCGCTCGCGCGGGCCCTTCCTCTTTCAGGCTGCTCCGTGCGGCTACTGGCTGATCGGCCCTCCGTTGTCGTAGGTCGCGTTGCTCTCCTTCGTCGCGTCCGTCTTCACCGTGTTCGGCTTCTGGTCCACGGGCTTCGGATTGCAGTTCTGCTTGTTCGTGGCCTGATCGGCGCATTCGTCGATGACCTCGCCCTGCGCCTCCTGCCCGTATTTGTCCTTGATCTCTTCGCCCTTCTGCTTGGCGGCGTTCGCCGAGAGCAGGCCCATGAGCACCATCATCGCCCCCAGGGCCATGACGACGGCCCCGATGGCCGCGGAGATCCCGAGCGTCTCCGCCTGCGAGTATAGGTAGTAGCCGAGCGCGATGAGCGCCGCGCCGATGAGCGTCAGGATGAGCGCCATGTTCGAGCTCGACTTCGCGCTGTCCACCTTGTCCTGATAGGGCGTCACGTTCTGGCCGGCGCCGACCGACGGGGTGTCCGTGACGTCCGCGGCGCCTCCGCTCGAAGGAGTGGTCACGGCCCCGGTGTTCAGGCCTCCGCCGTCGGTCGCGGCGCCCTGACTGCGCTGCTGGTCGAAGGCGTCGGCGGCGTACTGCTTCGAGGAGTCCCCTCCGGCCTTCGCGCCGGCCCGCGAGAGGTTATCGGCGAGCTTGAGCTGGCCCATGGCCTTGTTGCTCTTCCCCCGCACCGCGGAGAGCCGATTGTTCGCCGGGACGCGGCCGGCGCGGGAGAGCGAGGAGAGCTTGCCGCCGCCGGCGAGCGGAGACTTGAAGCTGTTGCCGAGCTTCATCTCGATGCCCTTGTCCTTGAGTTGGCCGGCCGGTGCGGAGTAGTGTCCGCCGCCGCCGCCGCCGCCTCCGACGGCGCCGGCGAGTTTCTGCGCGAAGCCCTCGTGAGAGAGACCGGCAGGCGCCGCGGGCGCGGCGGGGGTCTCCGGCACGGCGGGCTCCGCGGGCGCAGGGCTCTCCGCGGCGGGAGCCGAGGCGGCCGGAGCGTCGACGGACGGGGAGGCCCCTTCGTCGTACATGCCCTTGTTCGCGTTGGCCACCATGTCGAGCCCCGCTCCGGCGCGTCCGGAATGGATCCGCCCGGAGGAGAGCGGCGCCGAGAGCGGCGAGGAGGAGCCGTAGCGCCCGGTCGTGTCGGGCGTCCCGAGGATGCCGGCCACCAGGAAGAGGGCGGCGGGAGCGCAGGCGGCGGCGAGGACGAGCCAGGCCCCGGCCTTGGACATGAGCAGGCGTCCGAGCGGGTTGCCGAGCCCGATCGAGCGGGCCATGCTCTGCGCGACGCG harbors:
- a CDS encoding response regulator, translated to MSGGAKTVLIVDDEAAIRRFLRASLEENGFAVLEAAGGRAALELAVARKPEVILLDLGLPDLDGLEVLARLREWTSAPVLVVSARGLESERIAGLDAGADDYLVKPFGVEELLARIRVALRHAERAARDPEPVYEHGDLKIDLTLRRVWVAKKEVRLSPLQYALLAALVRDAGRVVGQKKLLQELWPEGGSTPEALRILVHQTRHRIEREPVRPRHLKTEPAVGYRLEDPD
- a CDS encoding DUF4118 domain-containing protein; amino-acid sequence: MSGLLKEYALALGAGAACTAVCFALFPVLALTDLVMVYLVGTLAVALRGRRGPAVLSSFLGVLCFNFFFVPPRFTFQAEHPRYLVTFAVMLAVALLISHLAVRVRSQAEAAKRSEVVAETERLRSSLLSAVSHELRTPLAAIIGSASTLLQAPQGGGGDRPELLENIRSEAERLARLVHNLIETTRLESGAARLRMEPYPIEDVIGTALERLEKPLAGRPVDTDLPENLPLVAVDPVLMELVFVNLIENALRHAPGAALEIMARERMEVLEVSVADRGPGLAPEDLARVFEKFYRANAAAGGAGLGLAICKAVVEAHGGAICAENRPGGGASFRLTLPLPRGA
- a CDS encoding APC family permease; translated protein: MIERLKGLVLGKPRDIRDPDVFHKISLVAFLAWVGLGADGLSSSAYGPDEAYRALGAHTHLALFLIIMTAVTIFVISIAYSNLIEHFPGGGGGYLVATKLLGPRAGVVSGCALLVDYVLTISVSIASACDALFSFLPPHWAATKLAAAGLAMLFLLLLNLRGVKESVTTLVPIFLVFVLAHLGMILYAVGSHLTRLPEIFAGASMDMHASVASLGFFPVAFILLRAYSMGGGTYTGIEAVSNGVVMLREPRVQTGKRTMLLMSTSLAFTAGGILLGYLLTQAVPAEGKTMNAVLLENLYASWSPGGLPLGRVLIILTLLSEAALLLVAAQTGFLDGPRVLSNMAVDSWVPHSFSRLSDRLVTQNGVLVMGAAAAATLLYAKGDITTLVVMYSINVFLTFSLTELGMSRYWVTHRGSEPRWLSQLAIHGTGLVMCVSILGVTLHEKFMEGGWMTAAITSVTVAGCFWVRAHYREVGESLRSFEKLLDASPLSDEPVEPRRLDPGAPTAVLTVSDFSGYGLHHVLAIQRLMPGYFRNFIFVSVGVLDSGNFKGSDAVVQLEAEKRAHLEKYVAWCRQRGLDADSRFRLGTEMTDTLEDALIELSREYPRMIVFTGKLIFKEQHWYQPMLHNETAEAIQRRLQFNGIQVVVLPVRVY
- a CDS encoding transglycosylase SLT domain-containing protein, whose protein sequence is MLSLATSLPVWAFLLLSAPQAEARTNADTAAPSGDGFIFLALASPAGLPPAEPGYLQVRHAQAPAHRTVRPQPLTAPQPRLTKGERVRREMPLVVKVPLPSPAYLRTFRHLLENPRFTDRFDEHVLVQARRFGLDARLLKSIIAAESEFDPRARSPKGAEGLMQMMPATAQEMGLPKNNLSDPEPNIVAGSAYIHLLYRSAWKKFGLQGVRYVDAPPWVMQRIIAAYHAGPRALNGTSWKPSTRSYVRNVMLFYNSEVTTFRRSDAQANAFPSLSPDPSAASLQ